One segment of Manihot esculenta cultivar AM560-2 chromosome 4, M.esculenta_v8, whole genome shotgun sequence DNA contains the following:
- the LOC110612785 gene encoding 60S ribosomal protein L18a-like protein isoform X3 produces the protein MAHSTNAVGNRPDEYILINDAEEPRLGMFDKPLPCFGCGIGWFSFLLGFVFPLMWYFATILYFGRYYHKDPRERSGLAACAIAATICTVAAVIALVVTLL, from the exons CGCACTCAACTAATGCTGTGGGCAATAGGCCAGATGAGTATATTCTGATTAACGATGCTGAGGAACCCCGGTTGGGAATGTTTGACAAACCCCTTCCTTGTTTTGGCTGTGGAATTGGATGGTTTTC TTTCTTGCTTGGATTTGTGTTCCCATTAATGTGGTACTTTGCAACAATTCTCTACTTTGGGAGGTACTACCATAAGGATCCAAGAGAACGATCAGGGCTAGCTGCCTGTGCAATAGCT GCTACGATATGCACAGTAGCTGCAGTGATTGCCCTGGTTGTTACTTTGTTGTAG
- the LOC110612785 gene encoding 60S ribosomal protein L18a-like protein isoform X1, translated as MPVVFFTLQSHSTNAVGNRPDEYILINDAEEPRLGMFDKPLPCFGCGIGWFSFLLGFVFPLMWYFATILYFGRYYHKDPRERSGLAACAIAATICTVAAVIALVVTLL; from the exons CGCACTCAACTAATGCTGTGGGCAATAGGCCAGATGAGTATATTCTGATTAACGATGCTGAGGAACCCCGGTTGGGAATGTTTGACAAACCCCTTCCTTGTTTTGGCTGTGGAATTGGATGGTTTTC TTTCTTGCTTGGATTTGTGTTCCCATTAATGTGGTACTTTGCAACAATTCTCTACTTTGGGAGGTACTACCATAAGGATCCAAGAGAACGATCAGGGCTAGCTGCCTGTGCAATAGCT GCTACGATATGCACAGTAGCTGCAGTGATTGCCCTGGTTGTTACTTTGTTGTAG
- the LOC110612785 gene encoding 60S ribosomal protein L18a-like protein isoform X2, which translates to MGQAHSTNAVGNRPDEYILINDAEEPRLGMFDKPLPCFGCGIGWFSFLLGFVFPLMWYFATILYFGRYYHKDPRERSGLAACAIAATICTVAAVIALVVTLL; encoded by the exons CGCACTCAACTAATGCTGTGGGCAATAGGCCAGATGAGTATATTCTGATTAACGATGCTGAGGAACCCCGGTTGGGAATGTTTGACAAACCCCTTCCTTGTTTTGGCTGTGGAATTGGATGGTTTTC TTTCTTGCTTGGATTTGTGTTCCCATTAATGTGGTACTTTGCAACAATTCTCTACTTTGGGAGGTACTACCATAAGGATCCAAGAGAACGATCAGGGCTAGCTGCCTGTGCAATAGCT GCTACGATATGCACAGTAGCTGCAGTGATTGCCCTGGTTGTTACTTTGTTGTAG
- the LOC110613326 gene encoding formin-like protein 3, producing the protein MEDEEDMGLPFWLQTTNRRRGQAFYIFLNSGTLLIVLLVVAFLFVFILVPSFVSFTSQIFRPHLIKKSWDYLNFVLVFFAILCGFLTRNNDNNGNSKSTSSRSISSVQQDLQRQYPSTHAVNSFNRLRSFSSYPDLRQESLWLTNDERWRFYDDTHLHSYRFPSSSDQVQDHRPQQQYQAKADQDEDSLTKDIDVDISLKEVVYTPPPSSPLPPPHSPSAPPLSSLLPPPKAVRRKVKTTYEDLGHEKREEKDLKVEKFYIPQTSQAPTPTPSPPPPVFNKNEKRRGKGFLNSLRIKKKKQSQKSVENLHSFFDPHHPSSLPSIPPPPPPPPPNFFQNLFSSNKGKSKKVHSLQPPPPPVTSSSSTRVSTQNVTQSPESRASSTTTAQVAAVTPHQVPKTVKRGSPSRVKENMETGNASYFIPIPPPPPPPPFKITSWKFVRVGDYVRVASFNSSRSGSPDLDSEDPSDKESSPMARKDNGGDSITPQFCPSPDVNAKAENFIEKFRAGLKLEKINSVKRKSNLGPSPDGVGEEGPS; encoded by the coding sequence ATGGAAGACGAGGAAGACATGGGACTACCCTTTTGGCTTCAGACCACCAACCGCCGCCGGGGCCAAGCCTTCTATATCTTCCTCAACTCCGGTACCCTTCTCATAGTCTTACTAGTCGTAGCATTTCTTTTTGTATTCATTCTCGTCCCTTCATTTGTTTCTTTCACTTCCCAGATTTTCAGACCACACTTGATCAAGAAAAGCTGGGACTACCTTAATTTTGTTCTCGTCTTCTTTGCTATTCTTTGTGGATTTCTTACTAGAAATAACGACAATAATGGTAACTCTAAAAGTACAAGCTCTCGCAGCATATCAAGTGTACAACAAGATTTGCAGAGACAGTATCCATCAACGCATGCAGTTAATAGCTTTAACAGGTTAAGGAGTTTCAGTTCATATCCGGATCTCCGGCAAGAATCCTTGTGGTTGACCAATGATGAACGGTGGAGATTTTACGATGATACCCATCTCCATAGCTACAGGTTTCCAAGCTCATCGGATCAGGTCCAAGATCATCGTCCACAACAGCAGTATCAGGCAAAAGCAGATCAAGATGAAGATTCTCTTACTAAGGATATAGATGTTGATATTTCTTTGAAGGAAGTTGTTTACACCCCACCACCTTCGTCTCCTCTTCCTCCACCGCACTCACCGTCAGCTCCACCACTTTCTTCGCTGCTGCCACCACCTAAGGCTGTAAGAAGAAAGGTGAAGACAACGTATGAAGATCTGGGGCAtgaaaagagagaagagaaggaTTTGAAAGTTGAGAAATTCTATATACCACAAACTTCTCAGGCTCCGACTCCGACTccatcaccaccaccaccgGTTTTCAACAAGAATGAGAAAAGGAGAGGTAAAGGTTTCTTGAATTCACtaagaataaagaaaaagaagcagagCCAAAAGAGTGTTGAAAACCTTCACAGCTTTTTCGACCCTCATCATCCTTCATCTCTACCTTCCATACCACCGCcgccaccacctccaccacccaaTTTCTTCCAGAATCTTTTTTCTTCCAACAAAGGAAAATCCAAGAAAGTCCATTCACTTCAACCACCACCTCCACCAGTCACTTCATCCTCTAGCACGCGTGTATCAACTCAAAACGTCACACAATCACCAGAATCGCGTGCATCAAGTACGACCACCGCCCAAGTAGCAGCGGTCACACCCCATCAAGTTCCTAAAACGGTTAAGAGAGGAAGTCCCAGCAGAGTGAAAGAGAATATGGAAACCGGCAATGCATCGTACTTTATTCCAATTCCGCCGCCACCTCCGCCACCGCCGTTCAAAATAACATCCTGGAAGTTTGTGCGCGTTGGCGACTACGTTAGGGTGGCAAGTTTTAACAGCTCCCGAAGTGGATCGCCGGATTTAGATAGTGAGGATCCATCAGATAAGGAGTCGAGTCCAATGGCAAGAAAAGATAACGGCGGCGATTCTATAACGCCACAGTTCTGTCCAAGTCCTGACGTTAACGCAAAAGCGGAGAACTTCATCGAAAAATTCAGAGCTGGTTTGAAGCTGGAGAAGATCAATTCTGTCAAGAGAAAGTCAAATCTTGGGCCAAGCCCTGATGGAGTCGGAGAAGAAGGCCCAAgttag